In the genome of Mugil cephalus isolate CIBA_MC_2020 chromosome 21, CIBA_Mcephalus_1.1, whole genome shotgun sequence, one region contains:
- the vrtn gene encoding vertnin encodes MIQRNEVVLSVLAELQEATESSGLDALITVGREVDQVLAPFQLPKTPCQDFPEWAGVDDVAHGLYPADAPRGLLPVNCNGEGNLLFDAVSMLLVGNTGLSLELQVRTVVEMVLWKRYYLSGMIDSKMMLQAVRFSLCAEESEDMLNLPVTVLEAIFDADIKASCFPGSYANMWHVYALSSVLQFNIYSIYPMFNPKIRPYFNRVIRPRTWPKDFEPQTIHVMWSGELQSELLFRPNHFVALVQTRDLTLGSPDSEQRASPTKSEEMLNQDLHLSYPSLKDKYNITKRTFYRWKRQTQEHCKKSAARYEAKYFLQACYLEGKLIPLHQFKEFFPEISRSSYYNWKHELLKSGGNFSTSSSTGEISPGESTEQEAWSSPEAKQDEPDHHDSVASMFGLSLGKLDVERAQSLSHMQEAKRCLQTCIAMNTSFPFRMFKRNFPGISRSTYYNWRRDAMLVKRGYKGSVGSSEDSSDADKSQSPKSLSPVLLNISQPALPRMRICRRNHKSFRLAYMSKKQLRVAAKLHVQKSKWSLTRFRLKFPSISPCFYWLWRSSQNHRKKMVNQIEAEISVPESPENTGTENNIMERRMETQNVLPLLDRPPILSFESPYAMHTFHREAPMDEQMFAMDVVTLANFKAKAKLFLQQRFEEKSFPTFKEFRSYFPFTPRSTYYMWKRALHHGVSLVHG; translated from the exons TGGCCTGGATGCTCTCATCACAGTGGGTCGGGAGGTGGACCAGGTGCTCGCTCCCTTCCAGCTCCCCAAGACCCCCTGTCAGGACTTCCCTGAGTGGGCGGGCGTGGACGACGTAGCTCACGGCCTGTATCCAGCCGATGCACCGCGAGGCCTCCTTCCTGTGAACTGTAATGGAGAAGGCAACTTGCTGTTTGATGCAGTCAGCATGTTGTTGGTGGGAAACACGGGTCTTAGCTTGGAGCTACAG GTACGAACCGTAGTGGAGATGGTGCTGTGGAAGAGGTACTACTTGTCCGGGATGATTGATTCTAAGATGATGCTCCAGGCTGTTCGCTTCAGTCTTTGCGCTGAGGAGTCTGAAGACATGCTAAACCTGCCTGTAACAGTCTTGGAGGCCATCTTTGATGCAGATATCAAAGCATCCTGCTTCCCTGGCTCCTATGCCAACATGTGGCATGTGTACGCGTTGTCATCGGTTCTTCAGTTCAACATCTACTCCATCTACCCCATGTTCAACCCTAAGATCAGACCGTATTTCAATAGAGTCATACGCCCAAGGACCTGGCCTAAAGACTTTGAGCCTCAAACCATCCACGTCATGTGGTCTGGCGAGTTGCAGTCCGAGTTGTTGTTCAGGCCAAATCATTTCGTTGCACTTGTCCAGACAAGAGACCTCACGCTTGGAAGCCCAGACAGCGAGCAGAGAGCGTCACCCACCAAGAGCGAGGAGATGCTGAACCAGGACTTGCACCTCTCTTACCCGAGCCTCAAGGACAAGTACAACATCACCAAGAGGACCTTCTATCGCTGGAAGAGACAGACGCAGGAACACTGCAAAAAGTCGGCAGCAAGGTATGAGGCAAAGTATTTCCTGCAGGCCTGCTACCTGGAGGGAAAGCTCATCCCTTTGCACCAGTTTAAAGAGTTCTTCCCTGAGATCTCAAGATCATCTTACTACAACTGGAAGCATGAGCTTTTGAAAAGTGGAGGAAACTTCTCCACCTCATCTTCAACTGGAGAGATAAGCCCCGGGGAGAGCACAGAGCAGGAGGCCTGGTCTTCACCCGAGGCTAAGCAGGATGAGCCAGACCACCATGACAGCGTCGCAAGTATGTTTGGCCTCAGCCTCGGCAAGCTGGATGTGGAGCGGGCTCAGAGTCTGTCACACATGCAGGAAGCAAAGCGCTGTCTGCAGACTTGCATTGCCATGAACACCTCGTTCCCCTTCAGGATGTTCAAAAGAAACTTCCCAGGCATCTCAAGATCAACTTACTACAACTGGAGGAGAGATGCCATGCTGGTTAAAAGAGGTTACAAAGGCAGTGTTGGCAGCAGTGAGGATAGCTCAGACGCTGACAAGAGCCAAAGCCCAAAGAGTCTGTCACCGGTGCTGCTTAACATCAGTCAGCCAGCTCTGCCAAGAATGAGGATCTGCAGACGGAACCACAAAAGTTTCAGGCTGGCGTATATGAGTAAAAAGCAGCTCAGAGTAGCTGCAAAGTTGCATGTGCAGAAGTCCAAATGGTCCCTGACGAGGTTTAGGCTCAAGTTCCCTTCCATATCCCCTTGTTTCTATTGGTTGTGGCGTAGCAGCCAGAACCACAGGAAGAAGATGGTCAACCAGATAGAGGCCGAGATCAGTGTCCCTGAAAGCCCGGAGAACACgggaacagaaaacaacattatgGAAAGGAGGATGGAGACCCAGAATGTGCTTCCTTTGCTAGATCGTCCCCCCATCCTGTCATTTGAATCCCCATATGCAATGCACACCTTTCACAGAGAGGCACCCATGGATGAGCAGATGTTTGCGATGGATGTTGTGACTCTGGCCAACTTCAAGGCCAAGGCCAAGCTCTTCCTGCAGCAACGCTTCGAGGAGAAGTCCTTCCCCACATTCAAAGAATTCAGGTCGTACTTCCCTTTCACTCCGCGCTCCACATACTACATGTGGAAACGAGCTCTACATCATGGGGTGTCACTGGTTCATGGGTAG